From the genome of Winogradskyella forsetii, one region includes:
- the leuD gene encoding 3-isopropylmalate dehydratase small subunit yields MEKFTKLQSKAIPLNIENVDTDQIIPARFLKATDRKGFGQNVFRDWRYHKDGTVNTDFVLNDPKYSGSILVAGDNFGCGSSREHAAWAITDFGFKVVVSSFFADIFKGNALNNGLLPVQVSKEFLSDLFDQIVSNPNTELEVNLEKQTISVKNSDLSENFEIDAYKKTCMINGYDDIDYLVNNKEQIEAFEAQKIY; encoded by the coding sequence ATGGAAAAATTCACAAAATTACAATCTAAGGCCATTCCACTAAACATTGAGAATGTAGATACAGATCAAATAATTCCGGCACGTTTTTTAAAAGCAACGGATAGAAAAGGATTTGGTCAGAATGTTTTTAGGGATTGGCGATATCATAAAGACGGAACCGTTAATACTGACTTTGTTTTGAACGATCCAAAATATTCAGGTAGCATTTTAGTTGCTGGCGATAATTTCGGTTGTGGATCGAGTAGGGAGCATGCGGCTTGGGCCATTACAGATTTTGGATTTAAAGTCGTGGTGTCTAGTTTTTTTGCAGACATTTTTAAAGGCAATGCGCTCAATAATGGTTTGTTACCAGTGCAGGTTTCAAAAGAATTTCTAAGCGACTTGTTTGATCAAATAGTGTCCAATCCAAATACAGAATTAGAAGTTAATCTCGAAAAACAAACGATTTCTGTAAAAAATTCCGATTTATCTGAGAATTTCGAAATTGATGCCTATAAAAAGACCTGTATGATTAATGGTTACGATGATATTGATTATCTTGTAAATAATAAAGAACAAATTGAGGCTTTTGAAGCCCAGAAAATATATTGA
- the leuC gene encoding 3-isopropylmalate dehydratase large subunit, with the protein MTAKKTLFDKVWDSHVVSTIENGPQILYIDKHLIHEVTSPQAFNELEDRGIPVFRPDQIVATADHNTPTLNQDQPIRDALSRKQLEQLSENCKKNNITLYELGHKYNGIVHVMAPELGVTQPGLTMVCGDSHTSTHGAFGAIAFGIGTSQVAQVFASQCLLLTKPKSLRVSVNGKLKKGVLPKDVILYIISKLGTNSGTGYFCEYAGNVFEEMSMEGRMTVCNMSIEMGARGGMIAPDDTTFEYVKGRQFAPQGDDFDKKVAYWKTLPTDEGAQFDKEYSFDAEDIEPMITYGTNPGMGIKISENIPVDENASFKKSLAYMNFEAGESLINKPINFVFIGSCTNSRIEDFRVAANYIKGKKKAENVTAWLVPGSKQVEAQIIEEGLKTVFDEAGFELRQPGCSACLAMNDDKIPQGEYCVSTSNRNFEGRQGQGSRTILASPLVAAATAVEGKIVDITKQLN; encoded by the coding sequence ATGACAGCAAAAAAAACACTATTCGATAAAGTCTGGGATTCACACGTGGTCAGCACCATAGAAAATGGGCCTCAGATTCTATATATTGACAAACATTTAATACACGAAGTTACAAGTCCGCAAGCTTTCAATGAGTTGGAAGATCGCGGAATTCCTGTTTTCAGGCCAGACCAAATTGTAGCAACGGCAGATCATAATACACCAACTTTAAATCAAGATCAGCCCATTAGAGATGCACTTTCTAGAAAGCAGTTAGAGCAACTTTCTGAAAATTGTAAAAAAAACAATATCACCTTATATGAGTTAGGACATAAATATAATGGAATTGTCCATGTAATGGCGCCTGAGTTAGGAGTGACGCAACCAGGCTTGACCATGGTCTGTGGAGATAGTCACACCTCAACACATGGCGCTTTTGGTGCTATTGCTTTTGGTATTGGTACTAGCCAGGTCGCCCAAGTTTTTGCGAGCCAGTGCCTATTGCTTACAAAACCAAAAAGCTTAAGAGTTTCCGTTAATGGGAAATTAAAGAAAGGTGTGTTGCCAAAAGATGTCATTCTTTATATTATTTCAAAACTAGGCACCAATTCTGGCACAGGTTATTTTTGTGAATATGCGGGAAATGTGTTTGAAGAGATGAGTATGGAAGGCAGAATGACCGTCTGCAATATGAGTATTGAAATGGGAGCACGAGGTGGCATGATTGCGCCAGACGATACCACTTTTGAATACGTAAAAGGACGACAATTTGCGCCGCAAGGTGACGATTTTGATAAGAAAGTGGCCTATTGGAAAACCTTGCCAACGGATGAAGGCGCACAATTTGATAAGGAATACAGTTTTGATGCTGAGGATATAGAACCAATGATTACCTACGGAACCAATCCTGGCATGGGAATTAAAATTTCTGAAAACATTCCGGTTGACGAGAATGCATCCTTTAAAAAATCATTAGCTTATATGAATTTTGAAGCTGGTGAAAGTTTAATCAATAAACCCATTAATTTTGTGTTTATAGGAAGTTGTACCAATTCTAGAATCGAAGATTTTAGAGTGGCTGCAAATTATATAAAAGGGAAGAAAAAAGCTGAAAATGTTACCGCTTGGTTAGTGCCAGGAAGTAAACAAGTGGAAGCCCAGATTATAGAAGAAGGCTTAAAAACGGTGTTTGATGAGGCAGGCTTTGAGTTGCGTCAACCAGGTTGTTCGGCATGTTTGGCGATGAATGATGATAAAATTCCACAAGGCGAATACTGTGTCTCCACCTCTAACAGAAATTTTGAAGGTCGCCAAGGGCAAGGATCCAGAACCATATTAGCTAGCCCTTTGGTTGCTGCGGCAACTGCCGTAGAAGGAAAAATAGTTGATATTACTAAACAATTGAATTAA
- the leuB gene encoding 3-isopropylmalate dehydrogenase, producing MKLNIAVLPGDGIGPEVTSQAVKVLKAIASEFNHNFKFTNADVGAIAIDKHNDPLPKETIDLCRSTDAILFGSIGHPKYDNDPSAKVRPEQGLLKLRKELGLFANIRPVKAYEALLDKSPLKKHIIKGTDISIYRELTGGIYFGEKQLSDDGNVASDLCEYSREEIERITHLAFKAAQTRRRKVTLVDKANVLETSRLWRKVVTEVAETYKEVTLDFLFVDNAAMQMILNPKQFDVILTENLFGDIISDEASVIGGSIGLLASASVGDKYAMFEPIHGSFPQATGKGIANPVASILSAAMLLDHFGLFAEADLVRQGVDKSLKLNISTPDINTKYDNITTGKVGEFIEDFINNPDDTNMNFTNIHLGQSTII from the coding sequence ATGAAATTAAACATTGCAGTTTTGCCAGGTGATGGTATCGGTCCAGAAGTGACTAGCCAAGCAGTAAAAGTTTTAAAAGCGATTGCTTCAGAATTCAACCATAATTTTAAGTTCACCAATGCTGATGTTGGTGCTATAGCCATAGATAAGCATAATGACCCGTTGCCAAAGGAAACTATAGATTTATGTAGGTCTACGGATGCTATTTTGTTTGGTTCTATTGGTCATCCAAAATATGATAATGATCCTTCTGCGAAAGTACGACCAGAACAAGGATTGCTTAAGTTGCGAAAAGAATTGGGTCTTTTTGCTAATATTAGACCTGTAAAAGCTTACGAAGCGCTTTTGGATAAATCACCGTTAAAAAAGCATATTATTAAAGGTACGGATATTAGTATTTATCGCGAACTGACTGGAGGAATCTACTTCGGAGAAAAACAATTAAGTGACGATGGAAATGTAGCTTCAGATTTATGTGAATATTCACGTGAGGAGATTGAAAGAATTACACATTTAGCCTTTAAAGCGGCGCAAACCAGAAGACGTAAAGTAACTTTGGTTGACAAAGCCAATGTATTGGAGACCTCGAGACTTTGGAGAAAAGTGGTGACTGAAGTTGCAGAAACCTATAAAGAGGTGACCTTAGATTTCTTGTTTGTAGATAATGCAGCCATGCAAATGATATTGAACCCTAAACAGTTCGACGTTATATTAACAGAGAATTTGTTTGGTGATATTATTAGCGATGAAGCTAGTGTTATTGGAGGTTCTATTGGTCTTTTGGCTTCGGCATCAGTTGGAGACAAATATGCGATGTTTGAACCTATTCATGGGTCATTTCCGCAAGCGACAGGAAAAGGAATTGCTAATCCGGTGGCCTCTATTTTATCTGCAGCAATGTTACTAGACCATTTTGGTTTATTTGCTGAAGCTGACTTAGTAAGACAAGGCGTTGATAAATCTTTAAAGCTGAATATTTCCACGCCAGATATAAATACAAAATACGATAACATCACTACTGGGAAAGTCGGTGAGTTTATTGAAGATTTTATCAATAATCCTGACGATA